From the Oncorhynchus nerka isolate Pitt River linkage group LG20, Oner_Uvic_2.0, whole genome shotgun sequence genome, one window contains:
- the klhl14 gene encoding kelch-like protein 14, which produces MDVWARKQDMNTKRAIHALAGMNDRLYAIGGNHLKGFSHLDVMLVECYDPKADQWNILQTPILEGRSGPGCCILDDSIFLVGGYSWSMGAYKSSTICYSPEKGTWTELEGEVAEPLAGPSCSTVTLPACLPFNK; this is translated from the exons ATGGATGTGTGGGCCAGGAAACAGGATATGAACACAAAGAGAGCTATTCATGCCCTGGCTGGGATGAACGACCGCCTCTACGCTATCGGGGGCAACCATCTGAAAG GGTTCTCTCACCTGGATGTGATGCTGGTGGAGTGTTACGACCCCAAAGCAGACCAGTGGAACATCCTCCAGACGCCCATCCTGGAGGGCCGCAGTGGCCCCGGCTGTTGCATACTGGACGACAGCATCTTCCTAGTGGGCGGATACAGCTGGAGCATG GGAGCCTACAAGTCTTCCACCATATGCTACAGCCCAGAGAAGGGGACCTGgacagagctagagggagaggtgGCTGAGCCCCTAGCAGGCCCATCCTGCTCCACTGTcacactgcctgcctgtctgcccttCAACAAATAA